A genomic segment from Hoeflea prorocentri encodes:
- a CDS encoding efflux RND transporter periplasmic adaptor subunit produces MKTIRFVSACALLAATIGNIAHAQESGVPSVVIATVKGTIVSQIESYVARVAAINTVNVEARVTGYLETRNFTEGSFVKRGDLLYQIERGPFEAAVAQYKADVEGAEATLKNDTLDLERQTYLLSKGDVAQTVVDAATATLGVSRAATANARAELEAAQIDLGYTRIYSPIDGRIGISAIDVGNVVSTDSGTLATINSVDPIHVIFYISERDLLEERRNGLITGGSSTFAATLTLADGETYPQKGAVVYVDTEVQETTDTIELRASFPNADSVLLPGQFVSLTLENPNAQPIVAVPQAALQLDKEGHFVFVVNDKDTVERRNVSVGRTKGTLLEIEKGLTDGERVIVEGLQKVHAGQQVKAVTAQGQSDQ; encoded by the coding sequence ATGAAAACTATTCGCTTCGTTTCAGCCTGCGCACTGCTGGCGGCAACGATCGGGAATATCGCCCATGCGCAGGAATCCGGCGTACCAAGCGTCGTGATTGCGACCGTCAAGGGCACAATCGTCAGCCAGATCGAGAGCTATGTCGCGCGGGTAGCGGCGATCAACACGGTCAATGTGGAGGCGCGGGTCACCGGATATCTTGAGACAAGGAATTTCACCGAAGGCAGTTTCGTCAAAAGGGGAGATCTGCTCTATCAGATCGAGCGTGGTCCTTTCGAGGCCGCGGTCGCCCAGTACAAGGCCGATGTCGAGGGTGCGGAAGCAACGCTAAAGAACGACACGCTCGATCTTGAGCGCCAGACATATCTGCTGAGCAAGGGCGACGTTGCGCAAACCGTCGTGGATGCTGCGACCGCGACCCTGGGCGTCTCCCGTGCCGCAACCGCCAACGCGCGGGCCGAACTGGAGGCCGCGCAAATAGATCTCGGTTACACGAGAATTTACAGCCCGATCGACGGCCGGATCGGCATCAGCGCCATAGACGTCGGCAACGTTGTCAGCACCGACAGCGGAACACTCGCCACCATTAACAGCGTCGATCCGATACACGTCATTTTCTACATCAGCGAACGGGATCTGCTGGAGGAGCGGCGAAACGGCCTGATCACCGGCGGTTCGTCAACGTTCGCCGCAACGCTCACGCTCGCAGACGGCGAAACCTATCCTCAAAAGGGCGCGGTGGTCTACGTGGACACCGAAGTCCAGGAAACGACCGATACGATCGAACTTCGCGCCAGCTTCCCCAATGCCGATTCCGTTCTGCTACCGGGCCAGTTTGTTTCCCTGACGCTCGAGAACCCGAACGCCCAACCCATCGTCGCCGTCCCGCAGGCCGCGCTCCAGCTCGACAAGGAGGGACACTTCGTCTTCGTGGTCAACGACAAGGACACGGTTGAGCGCCGCAATGTCTCGGTCGGCAGGACAAAGGGCACCCTTCTGGAGATTGAGAAGGGATTGACCGACGGCGAGAGGGTGATCGTCGAAGGTCTCCAGAAAGTCCATGCGGGGCAACAGGTCAAAGCGGTCACCGCCCAGGGGCAGAGCGACCAATGA
- a CDS encoding cytidylyltransferase domain-containing protein, translated as MKPEHPILIFECANAHGGDAQVLKQTITRFAEIDYPEKHIKFQPLHPDRIALPDFSAYGIYQELFFEEGEWADIIDLADSRFDGVWLDIFDSYGVDILSRNIGRIAGIKLQSSVLENYEVITRLKDLSLSDTRLMINISGHELPSIERFAVFFAALEPAEIVLQLGFQDYPTRIEDTGLNKIAPLRAAFPGLTLCLADHAPAEDDLATIVPLLGVAAGCAMVEKHICLDRTGAKYDFHSALHPDEMRIVADRLAQLPAMSGVPFISDPEKNYLATTVQVPVAAHDLPEGSTLAFSDLIYRRTAQAGEPLSELMRAQGRPSVLGQPIGEGQTINASQFRPAKVGVIVACRMKSSRLKNKAVAPIAGRPSVERCLENCLMIDGADLVVLATSTLEDDAGLEDYTLDGRTRFWQGDPDDVIQRYLGACEAFGIDVVIRVTADCPVVSPEIAAALLERHFTSGADYTVAAQCAVGSGTEIINREALQRVIDLKGGAQHSEYMTWYFQNNTHIFKVETVDLPGDLVRDYRLTLDYPEDLELFSQLYERLARDGRDASLKNVFAVLDGDEQLANVNRHLSLSYRTDHDLISRLNKETKIDIG; from the coding sequence ATGAAACCGGAACATCCCATTTTGATATTCGAGTGCGCGAATGCGCATGGCGGCGACGCACAGGTGCTCAAGCAGACGATCACCAGGTTTGCCGAAATCGATTATCCGGAAAAGCACATCAAGTTTCAGCCGCTTCATCCCGACAGGATCGCCTTACCCGATTTCAGCGCCTACGGTATTTATCAGGAGCTTTTTTTCGAGGAAGGGGAATGGGCGGACATCATCGACCTCGCAGATAGCCGTTTTGACGGCGTGTGGCTGGATATCTTCGACAGCTACGGCGTTGACATCCTTTCCCGGAACATCGGCCGGATCGCCGGGATCAAGCTGCAGTCTTCCGTATTGGAGAATTATGAGGTCATCACGCGGCTGAAGGATCTGTCCCTGTCCGACACACGCCTGATGATCAATATCTCAGGCCATGAACTGCCGTCGATCGAGCGTTTTGCCGTGTTTTTTGCTGCGCTTGAGCCCGCCGAGATTGTTTTGCAATTGGGTTTCCAGGATTACCCCACGAGGATCGAGGATACGGGGCTCAACAAGATCGCGCCGCTGCGTGCGGCCTTTCCCGGCTTGACGTTGTGCCTGGCGGATCACGCGCCCGCCGAGGATGATCTGGCAACCATCGTTCCCCTGCTTGGCGTTGCAGCCGGCTGTGCCATGGTGGAGAAGCATATCTGCCTCGACAGAACCGGGGCGAAATACGATTTTCATTCCGCTCTGCATCCCGATGAGATGCGGATTGTCGCCGATCGTCTCGCACAGCTTCCGGCAATGTCGGGTGTGCCGTTCATATCGGACCCGGAAAAGAACTATCTGGCGACGACCGTTCAGGTGCCGGTGGCGGCGCATGATCTCCCGGAGGGATCCACGCTCGCTTTCTCCGACCTGATTTACCGCCGGACCGCGCAGGCGGGCGAACCGCTCAGCGAGTTGATGCGGGCGCAAGGGCGACCAAGCGTTCTTGGGCAGCCAATCGGTGAGGGGCAGACAATCAACGCCAGTCAGTTTCGTCCGGCAAAGGTTGGCGTTATCGTTGCCTGCCGCATGAAATCTTCGCGTCTTAAGAACAAAGCCGTTGCTCCGATAGCGGGCCGTCCGTCGGTCGAGCGCTGCCTGGAGAACTGCCTGATGATTGACGGCGCTGATCTTGTCGTGCTGGCAACGTCGACGTTGGAAGACGATGCAGGTCTTGAGGATTACACGCTGGATGGACGGACGCGTTTCTGGCAGGGCGATCCTGACGATGTCATCCAGCGTTATCTCGGCGCTTGCGAGGCCTTTGGTATCGATGTCGTGATCCGTGTGACGGCGGACTGCCCGGTTGTCTCGCCGGAAATCGCAGCCGCCCTGCTGGAACGCCATTTCACTTCCGGTGCAGACTATACCGTGGCTGCGCAATGCGCTGTGGGAAGCGGAACTGAGATCATCAATCGCGAGGCGCTGCAACGGGTGATCGACCTGAAGGGCGGGGCGCAGCACTCCGAGTATATGACCTGGTATTTCCAGAACAACACACACATCTTCAAGGTCGAAACGGTTGATCTGCCCGGCGATCTTGTAAGAGACTACCGTCTTACATTGGATTATCCTGAAGACTTGGAGTTGTTCTCACAGCTCTATGAACGCCTGGCGCGGGATGGGCGGGATGCCTCACTGAAGAATGTCTTCGCGGTGCTGGATGGCGATGAACAACTGGCCAATGTCAACCGGCACCTCAGCCTTTCCTACAGGACTGATCACGATCTCATATCCAGGCTCAACAAAGAGACGAAAATCGACATTGGATGA